Proteins encoded by one window of Azospirillum brasilense:
- a CDS encoding class I SAM-dependent methyltransferase codes for MQGWTEGYVGGIGYIHAFYRELSPALLSFALTLRGWRSPMDLAGSFACAEIGCGHGVSSAVLAGCHPDARFEAVDFNPGHIAGAQRLAAEAGLGNAAFLEESFAEYAQGGGKDLDIVTLHGVWSWVSAENRAILVEMLKRRLKPGGLVFVSYNALPGTLAYMPLRRVLVEHCADRTGPLPERIDEAVAFASRLTALNAGWFAQADALPARLDSLKRKSPNYIAHEYLNRDWTAFYHADVARELAAAKLDFAGPAVPMEQMDELSLPPDALPLLAEARDPAYRETLRDLLTNRAFRRDLFVKGAERLTAAERRERLRATRFALLVPPDDLPEVVLAPVGRVPLPQDLHGPLAEALAAGTPTLAELSALPALARHGEEAVLRALMILTSLALVAPALPEAGQAGRALQADRFNAAILDRNRRDDTLDTLASPVLGSGVAVSRLEALFLLARRRGADPAATAWEALSADGLALSRDGARLDGEEANLAELRARFDRFTRLRLPTLSRLGVA; via the coding sequence ATGCAGGGCTGGACCGAGGGCTATGTGGGCGGGATCGGCTACATCCACGCCTTCTACCGGGAACTGTCGCCGGCGCTGCTGTCCTTCGCGCTGACCCTGCGCGGCTGGCGATCCCCGATGGACCTCGCCGGGTCCTTCGCCTGCGCGGAGATCGGCTGCGGCCATGGGGTGAGCAGCGCCGTCCTGGCCGGCTGCCACCCCGACGCCCGGTTCGAGGCGGTGGACTTCAACCCCGGCCACATCGCCGGCGCCCAGCGGCTCGCCGCGGAGGCCGGGCTGGGCAACGCCGCCTTCCTGGAGGAGAGCTTCGCCGAGTACGCCCAGGGCGGGGGCAAGGATCTGGACATCGTGACGCTGCACGGCGTCTGGTCCTGGGTCAGCGCGGAAAACCGGGCGATCCTGGTCGAGATGCTGAAGCGGCGGCTGAAGCCCGGCGGGCTGGTCTTCGTCAGCTACAACGCCCTGCCCGGCACGCTCGCCTACATGCCGCTGCGCCGCGTCCTGGTCGAGCATTGCGCCGACCGCACCGGCCCGCTGCCGGAGCGGATCGACGAGGCCGTGGCCTTCGCCAGCCGCCTGACCGCGCTGAACGCCGGCTGGTTCGCCCAGGCCGACGCGCTGCCGGCGCGGCTGGATTCGCTGAAGCGCAAGTCGCCCAACTACATCGCCCACGAATATCTGAACCGCGACTGGACCGCCTTCTACCACGCCGACGTGGCGCGGGAGCTGGCGGCGGCCAAGCTGGACTTCGCCGGCCCCGCCGTCCCGATGGAGCAGATGGACGAGCTGTCCCTGCCGCCGGACGCCCTGCCCCTGCTGGCCGAGGCGCGCGACCCGGCCTACCGCGAGACCTTGCGCGACCTGCTGACCAACCGCGCCTTCCGCCGCGACCTGTTCGTGAAGGGGGCGGAGCGGCTGACGGCGGCGGAACGGCGGGAGCGGCTGCGCGCCACCCGCTTCGCCCTTCTGGTGCCGCCCGACGATCTGCCGGAGGTGGTTCTGGCCCCGGTCGGGCGCGTGCCTCTGCCCCAGGACCTGCACGGCCCATTGGCCGAGGCGCTCGCCGCCGGCACGCCCACGCTGGCGGAGTTGTCCGCCCTCCCCGCCCTGGCCCGCCACGGTGAGGAGGCCGTGCTGCGCGCGCTGATGATCCTGACCAGCCTGGCCCTTGTGGCGCCCGCCCTGCCCGAGGCCGGTCAGGCGGGGCGCGCGCTTCAGGCCGACCGCTTCAACGCCGCCATCCTGGACCGCAACCGCCGCGACGACACGCTGGACACGCTGGCGTCGCCCGTTCTCGGCTCCGGCGTCGCGGTGTCGCGGCTGGAGGCGTTGTTCCTGCTGGCCCGGCGCCGCGGCGCCGACCCCGCGGCGACCGCCTGGGAAGCGCTGTCGGCCGATGGGCTCGCCCTGTCGCGCGATGGCGCGCGGCTCGACGGAGAGGAGGCGAATCTGGCGGAGTTGCGCGCCCGGTTCGACCGATTCACCCGGCTGCGGCTGCCGACGCTGAGCCGCCTCGGCGTGGCGTGA
- a CDS encoding MaoC family dehydratase: protein MRYLDDLTSGDRFTGGPVTVTEEDIVAFARQFDPQPFHLDPEAARDSVFGGLAASGWHTAGLTMRMIVTGNGALAGGFVGMGVEDIRWPMPTRPGDVLRIESEILEVRVSAKRPDRGIARVRTTTLNQDGAVVQQMTANLLVPRRPGADPA from the coding sequence ATGCGCTATCTGGACGATCTGACCTCCGGCGACCGCTTCACCGGCGGGCCGGTGACCGTGACGGAGGAGGACATCGTCGCCTTCGCGCGGCAATTCGACCCACAACCCTTCCATCTCGACCCCGAGGCGGCACGGGACAGCGTCTTCGGTGGGTTGGCGGCGAGCGGCTGGCACACCGCCGGGCTGACCATGCGGATGATCGTCACGGGGAACGGCGCACTCGCCGGCGGCTTCGTCGGGATGGGGGTGGAGGACATCCGCTGGCCCATGCCCACCCGCCCCGGCGACGTGCTGCGCATCGAGAGCGAGATCCTGGAAGTCCGCGTCTCGGCCAAGCGCCCCGACCGCGGCATCGCCCGGGTGCGCACCACCACGCTCAACCAGGACGGCGCGGTCGTCCAGCAAATGACCGCGAACCTGCTCGTCCCCCGCCGCCCCGGCGCGGATCCGGCGTGA
- a CDS encoding DUF1153 domain-containing protein, with protein sequence MSDDGSSGASVIGPAGRPMTENDLPPPDTKRWVMRRKAEVVAGVRSGLISLEEACRRYTLSVEEFLSWQRLIDSHGMRGLRATRLQDYRGNQPPPSVRSRMASTAAE encoded by the coding sequence ATGAGCGACGATGGCTCCAGTGGAGCGTCGGTCATCGGTCCAGCAGGACGGCCGATGACAGAAAATGATCTTCCCCCTCCGGACACCAAGCGCTGGGTGATGCGGCGCAAGGCGGAGGTTGTGGCCGGCGTGCGTTCGGGGCTGATCAGCCTCGAGGAGGCGTGCCGCCGCTACACCCTGTCCGTAGAAGAGTTCCTGTCCTGGCAACGGCTGATCGACAGCCACGGCATGCGGGGCCTGCGCGCCACGCGGCTGCAGGACTATCGTGGGAACCAGCCGCCGCCGTCCGTGCGCAGCCGCATGGCCAGCACCGCCGCCGAATAA
- a CDS encoding DUF2243 domain-containing protein — MSSDTAHSPSPARAAAGLPWAGYLLGFALGGFFDGILLHQVLQWHHLLSAVESSAVQDIRVQILADGLFHAAMYVVAAVGLWLLWRSRHRFAEPGADRLMFANALIGFGAWHILDGVLSHWILGIHRIRMDSPNPLLWDLLWFVVFGVAVVAAGWWLRRSGGGGSVGRTAPVALTLAVLIAGPVAALPPPGVTTVMVLFQPGTTATDVFAAVAAVDGRTVWQDPSGQLWAIDLGEGGSAAALYRHGALLVSNTLLPTGCLDWFRT; from the coding sequence ATGTCCTCAGACACGGCGCATTCTCCTTCACCGGCGCGGGCGGCCGCGGGGCTTCCCTGGGCAGGCTACCTGCTGGGCTTCGCGCTCGGCGGCTTCTTCGACGGAATCCTGCTGCATCAGGTGCTGCAGTGGCATCACCTGCTGTCGGCGGTCGAGTCCTCCGCCGTCCAGGACATCCGCGTCCAGATCCTGGCGGACGGCCTGTTCCACGCCGCGATGTACGTCGTCGCGGCGGTGGGCCTGTGGCTGCTCTGGCGGAGCCGGCACCGCTTCGCCGAGCCCGGGGCGGACCGCCTGATGTTCGCCAACGCGCTGATCGGCTTCGGCGCTTGGCACATCCTCGACGGCGTCCTGTCCCACTGGATTCTCGGCATCCACCGCATCCGTATGGACTCACCGAACCCGCTGCTCTGGGACCTGCTGTGGTTCGTCGTCTTCGGCGTCGCCGTCGTCGCGGCGGGCTGGTGGTTGCGACGCAGCGGGGGAGGAGGCAGCGTTGGCCGCACCGCACCGGTCGCCCTGACGCTGGCGGTGCTGATCGCCGGGCCGGTCGCCGCCTTGCCGCCGCCCGGCGTGACCACGGTGATGGTGCTGTTCCAACCCGGCACGACGGCGACGGACGTGTTTGCCGCCGTCGCGGCGGTGGACGGGCGGACGGTCTGGCAGGACCCCTCCGGACAGCTCTGGGCCATCGACCTGGGCGAGGGCGGCAGCGCGGCGGCGCTGTACCGGCACGGCGCCCTGCTGGTCAGCAACACGCTGCTGCCGACCGGCTGCCTCGACTGGTTCCGAACCTGA
- a CDS encoding flagellar hook assembly protein FlgD, translated as MATTNTDYGSSWNLNQTKTKTDTSTKTTKTADEQKLDTAVKGLGDNFEHFLKLLTTQMQNQDPLKPMDTNDMTKQLVDFANVEQNIGTNSRLDKLLKLQNASTNSTNLAYLGRTVTFEGDSFDYTQGMTAAPLAYELEKSAKSVRVDILDSKNRVVRSMTGETTAGIKHVVNWDFKDDGGNAVQPGQYRLNIAPVSEKKDDIIKATPFTFGTVSGIGSNKEGETVVSVGSVEVPLSKLSKVY; from the coding sequence ATGGCCACCACCAACACCGACTACGGCAGCAGCTGGAACCTGAACCAGACCAAGACGAAGACCGACACCTCCACCAAGACCACCAAGACCGCCGACGAGCAGAAGCTCGACACCGCGGTGAAGGGGCTGGGCGACAATTTCGAGCATTTCCTGAAGCTGCTGACCACGCAGATGCAGAACCAGGACCCGCTGAAGCCCATGGACACGAACGACATGACCAAGCAGCTGGTCGATTTCGCGAACGTGGAACAGAACATCGGGACCAACAGCCGCCTGGACAAGCTGCTGAAGCTGCAGAACGCCTCGACCAACTCGACCAACCTCGCCTATCTGGGCCGCACCGTCACCTTCGAGGGCGACAGCTTCGACTACACCCAGGGCATGACGGCGGCCCCGCTGGCCTACGAGCTGGAGAAGTCCGCCAAGTCGGTGCGGGTGGACATCCTGGACAGCAAGAACCGCGTCGTCCGGTCGATGACCGGGGAGACCACCGCGGGCATCAAGCATGTGGTGAACTGGGACTTCAAGGACGACGGCGGCAACGCGGTCCAGCCGGGCCAGTACCGACTGAACATCGCCCCGGTGTCCGAGAAGAAGGACGACATCATCAAGGCGACCCCCTTCACCTTCGGCACGGTCAGCGGCATCGGGTCCAACAAGGAAGGCGAGACGGTGGTCTCCGTCGGCAGCGTCGAGGTTCCGCTCTCCAAGCTTTCCAAGGTGTACTGA
- a CDS encoding flagellar hook-length control protein FliK, which yields MAAALATTAAPHQDGKAKAATDESVKATAKPVAEAPPALADVAPVPAVPAGGPATEVPASHAEARDAAARDKPAQAADALPSGALPLADLPNDDNAPLPQTLTDLAAAKAKSTTRTGADGDAGANAGNRGNQDPNGNAALAQPPAPQAPVADPAKPAGQSAFLTAAAAAADAPPPADGSPHATTPTHPVFAGIEGVHTASGVETGLTTAQLRPSRGSAGLPMGVQEQVAVHISRNVSDGNDQFTINLRPAELGRIDIKLEIGQDGRVTASVAVEKAQTLELLQRDSRNLERALQDAGLKADSNSLNFSLRGEGGQSFQESGRQGGSGRRGRGFGGGGDEGEDAQAAYTLTLAPGRVDIQA from the coding sequence TTGGCCGCTGCCCTGGCCACCACCGCCGCTCCTCATCAGGACGGAAAGGCCAAGGCCGCCACCGACGAATCCGTGAAGGCCACGGCCAAGCCGGTCGCCGAAGCGCCTCCGGCGCTGGCGGACGTCGCGCCGGTGCCGGCCGTCCCGGCGGGCGGGCCGGCGACCGAGGTGCCCGCGTCCCACGCCGAGGCCAGGGACGCCGCCGCCAGGGACAAGCCGGCGCAGGCCGCCGACGCGCTGCCCTCCGGCGCCCTCCCCCTCGCCGACCTGCCGAACGACGACAACGCGCCGCTGCCGCAGACCCTGACCGATCTCGCCGCGGCCAAGGCCAAGAGCACGACCCGGACCGGTGCCGACGGCGATGCCGGAGCCAACGCCGGCAACCGCGGAAACCAGGACCCGAACGGCAACGCCGCCCTGGCCCAGCCGCCGGCGCCCCAGGCACCGGTTGCCGACCCGGCAAAGCCTGCCGGGCAAAGCGCGTTCCTGACCGCCGCCGCGGCGGCTGCGGACGCGCCGCCGCCGGCCGATGGCTCCCCGCACGCCACCACCCCGACGCACCCCGTCTTCGCCGGGATCGAGGGTGTGCACACGGCGAGCGGCGTCGAGACGGGGCTGACCACCGCCCAGCTCCGCCCGTCCCGCGGATCCGCCGGCCTGCCGATGGGCGTGCAGGAACAGGTGGCCGTCCACATCAGCAGGAACGTGTCGGACGGCAATGACCAGTTCACCATCAACCTGCGCCCCGCCGAGTTGGGCCGCATCGACATCAAGCTGGAGATCGGCCAGGACGGGCGGGTCACCGCGTCGGTCGCCGTGGAAAAGGCCCAGACCCTCGAACTTCTGCAGCGCGACAGCCGCAATCTGGAACGCGCCTTGCAAGACGCCGGTCTGAAGGCGGACAGCAACAGCCTCAACTTCAGCCTGCGCGGCGAAGGCGGCCAATCGTTCCAGGAGTCGGGACGGCAAGGCGGCTCGGGCCGGCGAGGCCGCGGCTTCGGCGGCGGCGGTGACGAGGGGGAGGATGCGCAGGCCGCCTACACCCTGACGCTGGCCCCCGGCCGCGTCGACATCCAAGCCTGA